The proteins below come from a single Mya arenaria isolate MELC-2E11 chromosome 8, ASM2691426v1 genomic window:
- the LOC128244944 gene encoding uncharacterized protein LOC128244944, giving the protein MTHMKIKQVIFAICGAILIIFICKYQYFNQQFDTVNLWSKERKEKFIWTPTKLQLIKTEMMLHFASKARRHLVRVAQDMHTPALQNYVNSTLSDVSALLDPDVLQAKPVGSIKKRIASEIAREMLEEQIRQQTGNEWKKYMSRELQSVVQYDLNQYQESHQCNSTRILTCSHMLRTGYGSFIHRTHTCLVAALLSQRALRRTLKGMLHTRTDETRKWR; this is encoded by the exons ATGacacatatgaaaataaaacaggttATATTTGCGATTTGTGGGGCAATTTTAATTATCTTCATCTGTAAATACCAGTACTTCAACCAACAATTTGATACTG ttaACTTGTGGTCAAAAGAACGAAAGGAAAAGTTCATATGGACACCTACGAAACTTCAGTTAATTAAAACGGAGATGATGCTACATTTTGCATCTAAAGCAAGGAGACACCTTGTAAGAGTTGCTCAAGATATGCATACCCCGGCTTTGCAGAACTACGTGAATAGTACTTTGTCGGACGTAAGCGCCTTATTAGA cCCTGATGTGCTTCAAGCAAAACCGGTCGGCTCAATAAAGAAAAGAATAGCCAG TGAGATCGCAAGGGAAATGCTAGAAGAACAAATCAGACAACAGACGGGCAATGaatggaaaaaatatatgtcacgTGAGCTGCAGAGTGTGGTACAATATGATCTGAATCAATATCAG GAATCTCACCAATGTAACTCAACCAGAATATTGACGTGTTCACATATGTTGAGGACAGGCTACGGAAGTTTTATACACAGGACCCATACTTGTTTGGTGGCTGCTCTTCTCTCGCAAAGAGCATTG AGAAGGACATTGAAAGGTATGCTTCACACAAGAACTGACGAAACACGCAAATGGAGATAA